One bacterium DNA window includes the following coding sequences:
- a CDS encoding YncE family protein, whose translation MRRARPALLLALALALALGCGRREAETGWSLHVAQFRLPYGHSRLLSYDYPQLTPTAELNLGSVSARLAVTPDGEEIWVASEGSGDLHVLSAAGDSIRGRIQIGAAASSVAFDPTSRRCLVTHGAVIALARSDSVVTAIDTRSRQPRFAFRVGSNPRTACFDPGGKRAYVGNTGDSTLTVLDTEHGTTLETRPVGPAPVHMAVDPLGRWLYVACLGAPLASGRAPGFVEVLALPGLEPVARFAAGKHPARVTPLPDGARLVVSEMRIAPSDLARLRIFDVAAGGDGRPRIELWREIEAGANPLAGDMSPDGRLFAVPDFEECRLALIDLRKGSFLRWLQLPGTRGEHFAVDAVFTRTASAAKRPPAAETAPAAPDSRPPAGS comes from the coding sequence ATGCGCCGCGCGCGACCCGCCCTGCTCCTCGCCCTGGCACTCGCCCTCGCGCTCGGCTGCGGCCGCCGCGAGGCGGAGACCGGCTGGTCGCTGCATGTCGCCCAGTTCCGCCTGCCCTACGGCCACTCGCGCCTTCTGAGCTACGACTACCCGCAGCTCACGCCGACCGCCGAACTGAACCTGGGCTCGGTCAGCGCGCGGCTAGCCGTGACGCCGGACGGCGAAGAGATCTGGGTCGCCAGCGAAGGCTCGGGCGATCTGCACGTGCTCAGCGCCGCCGGCGATTCGATCCGCGGGCGCATCCAAATCGGGGCCGCCGCGAGCAGTGTCGCCTTCGACCCGACGAGCCGGCGCTGCCTCGTCACGCACGGCGCCGTGATCGCTCTCGCCAGGAGCGACTCGGTCGTCACGGCGATCGACACCCGGTCCCGCCAGCCGCGCTTCGCCTTCCGCGTCGGCAGCAACCCGCGCACGGCCTGCTTCGACCCGGGGGGCAAGCGCGCCTACGTCGGCAACACCGGCGATTCGACGCTCACGGTGCTGGACACCGAACACGGGACGACGCTCGAGACGCGACCGGTTGGGCCGGCGCCGGTGCACATGGCGGTCGATCCCCTGGGGCGCTGGCTCTACGTCGCCTGCCTGGGCGCGCCGCTGGCGAGCGGTCGCGCGCCCGGCTTCGTCGAGGTGCTTGCGCTGCCCGGCCTGGAGCCCGTCGCGCGCTTCGCAGCGGGCAAGCACCCCGCGCGCGTGACGCCGCTGCCGGACGGCGCGCGCCTCGTCGTCAGCGAGATGCGCATCGCGCCCAGCGACCTCGCCCGCCTGCGCATCTTCGACGTCGCAGCCGGGGGCGACGGCCGGCCGCGGATCGAGCTCTGGCGCGAGATCGAGGCCGGCGCCAATCCCCTGGCGGGGGACATGAGCCCGGACGGACGGCTCTTCGCCGTGCCCGATTTCGAGGAGTGCCGGCTCGCGCTCATCGACCTGCGCAAGGGCAGCTTCCTGCGCTGGCTGCAGCTGCCGGGCACGCGCGGCGAGCACTTCGCGGTGGACGCGGTCTTCACGCGGACGGCGAGCGCCGCCAAGCGACCGCCGGCAGCGGAAACTGCTCCCGCAGCGCCAGACTCAAGGCCTCCAGCCGGCTCGTGA
- a CDS encoding ethanolamine utilization protein EutN has translation MQFARVIGTLVPCRVADGLAGVPMLWVQPLDQHLVPAGRPLVCADGTRMAGPGELVYFVASREAALALDPWFVPVDHAIVGIVDTHALDADETGPGRGEPAPLAPLAPLVSSETTPAPRRPGRGGRR, from the coding sequence GTGCAGTTCGCGCGCGTGATCGGCACGCTCGTGCCCTGCCGCGTCGCCGACGGGCTCGCGGGCGTGCCCATGCTCTGGGTGCAGCCGCTGGATCAGCACCTCGTGCCCGCGGGGCGCCCGCTGGTCTGCGCCGACGGCACGCGGATGGCCGGCCCCGGCGAGCTGGTCTACTTCGTCGCCAGCCGCGAAGCAGCCCTCGCCCTTGACCCCTGGTTCGTGCCCGTGGATCATGCGATCGTCGGCATCGTGGACACGCACGCCCTCGACGCCGACGAGACAGGTCCGGGCCGCGGCGAGCCCGCGCCGCTCGCGCCGCTCGCGCCGCTCGTATCGTCGGAGACCACGCCCGCACCGCGCCGGCCCGGCCGCGGCGGTCGGCGATGA
- a CDS encoding BMC domain-containing protein, with the protein MVTTNDTRYPALALLEYAGVPAGVAAADRMLKRAPVALIRAGSVQPGRFLVLLGGSTASVVEAHAEGLAAAGLHDEILLADAHEALGPALAGARSGAESEALGLLEAASSAALLGATDAALKACAVTLRELRLADGLGGKAFSIFDGALDEVEAALAAGAARLGPRLTQQALIPRLDDTLRALLAAGSRFALCAPLAPPDAETEAGAAAIAGHGDRHDEEAR; encoded by the coding sequence ATGGTGACGACCAACGACACGCGCTATCCGGCTCTCGCCCTGCTCGAGTACGCGGGCGTGCCGGCGGGCGTGGCCGCCGCCGACCGCATGCTCAAGCGCGCGCCCGTGGCGCTGATCCGCGCGGGCAGCGTGCAGCCGGGCCGCTTCCTCGTCCTGCTGGGCGGCAGCACGGCCTCGGTGGTGGAGGCGCACGCGGAGGGCCTGGCCGCGGCGGGCCTGCACGACGAGATCCTTCTCGCCGACGCCCACGAAGCGCTGGGCCCTGCGCTCGCCGGCGCGCGCAGCGGCGCCGAGTCCGAGGCGCTCGGCCTGCTCGAGGCCGCCTCGAGCGCCGCGCTGCTCGGCGCCACGGACGCCGCGCTCAAGGCCTGCGCGGTCACGCTGCGCGAGCTGCGCCTGGCCGACGGCCTGGGCGGCAAGGCCTTCTCGATCTTCGACGGCGCGCTCGACGAAGTGGAGGCCGCCCTCGCCGCCGGCGCCGCGCGCCTCGGCCCGCGCCTCACGCAACAGGCCCTGATCCCGCGCCTGGACGACACGCTGCGCGCGCTGCTCGCCGCGGGCAGCCGCTTCGCCCTCTGCGCCCCGCTCGCGCCGCCGGATGCGGAGACAGAAGCCGGGGCAGCAGCGATCGCCGGTCACGGCGATCGCCATGACGAGGAGGCGCGCTAG
- a CDS encoding aldehyde dehydrogenase family protein, translating to MSALSEAQIKALAGELALRLGLAGVAPAAAPAPAAAPPPGAALGEGIHADVDGAVAAAGRAFRALAAAEPSLRARLVDAIRAALLPAAARLGELARAETGLGRAADKELKNRLVTLKTPGPEALAPRAASGDRGLVLMEPAPFGVIAAIAPITNPTSTVICNAIGMLAAGNAVVFNPHPGAAACSAETVRLIHRAVLAAGGPPDLVTAVAEPTIASAQALMRHPGVRLLVVTGGAGVVREAMASGKRAICAGPGNPPVVVDETADLDAAGRDIAFGASLDNNIICVDEKEVFVVAEAAAGLLAAMQRHGARVLTAGEIARLTPLLFDELRGAGKPGVIAKRWIGQDAPAILAAIGAPCDPAARLLVAPVPAEHPLVWTEQMLPVLPVVAVADADTAIDLAVRAEHGCGHSAAMHSRRLDRLSRMAREINTSIFVKNGPCAAGLGHGGEGYASFSIASPTGEGLTGPHSFSRERRCVLVDHFRIV from the coding sequence ATGAGCGCCCTCAGCGAGGCCCAGATCAAGGCGCTGGCCGGCGAGCTGGCCCTGCGCCTCGGCCTGGCCGGCGTCGCCCCGGCGGCCGCGCCCGCGCCCGCCGCCGCGCCGCCCCCGGGGGCGGCGCTCGGCGAGGGCATCCACGCCGATGTCGACGGCGCGGTCGCCGCGGCGGGCCGCGCCTTCCGCGCCCTCGCGGCGGCCGAGCCCTCGCTGCGCGCGCGTCTCGTCGACGCCATTCGCGCGGCGTTGCTGCCCGCGGCCGCGCGCCTGGGCGAACTGGCCCGCGCGGAGACCGGCCTCGGCCGCGCCGCCGACAAGGAGCTGAAGAACCGCCTCGTCACCCTCAAGACGCCCGGCCCCGAAGCCCTCGCGCCCCGCGCGGCGAGCGGCGACCGCGGCCTCGTGCTGATGGAGCCCGCGCCCTTCGGCGTCATCGCGGCGATCGCGCCGATCACGAACCCGACGAGCACGGTGATCTGCAACGCGATCGGCATGCTCGCCGCCGGCAACGCGGTGGTCTTCAACCCGCATCCGGGCGCGGCGGCCTGCTCGGCCGAGACCGTGCGGCTGATCCACCGCGCGGTGCTGGCCGCGGGCGGCCCGCCCGACCTCGTCACCGCGGTGGCCGAGCCCACGATCGCCAGCGCCCAGGCGCTGATGCGCCACCCGGGCGTGCGCCTGCTCGTGGTGACCGGCGGCGCGGGCGTCGTGCGCGAGGCGATGGCGAGCGGCAAGCGCGCGATCTGCGCGGGGCCGGGCAACCCGCCCGTGGTGGTGGACGAGACGGCCGACCTCGACGCGGCGGGCCGCGACATCGCCTTCGGGGCATCGCTGGACAACAACATCATCTGCGTGGACGAGAAGGAGGTCTTCGTCGTCGCCGAGGCGGCGGCGGGCCTGCTCGCGGCCATGCAGCGGCACGGCGCGCGCGTGCTGACCGCGGGCGAGATCGCGCGCCTCACGCCCCTGCTCTTCGACGAACTGCGCGGCGCTGGCAAGCCCGGCGTCATCGCCAAGCGCTGGATCGGCCAGGACGCGCCGGCGATCCTCGCCGCGATCGGCGCGCCCTGCGATCCGGCGGCGCGCCTGCTCGTGGCGCCCGTCCCCGCCGAGCACCCGCTGGTCTGGACGGAGCAGATGCTGCCCGTGCTGCCCGTGGTCGCCGTCGCCGACGCCGACACGGCGATCGATCTCGCCGTGCGCGCCGAGCACGGCTGCGGCCACTCGGCCGCGATGCACTCGAGGCGCCTGGATCGCCTGAGCCGCATGGCGCGGGAAATCAACACGTCGATCTTCGTCAAGAACGGCCCCTGCGCCGCCGGGCTCGGCCACGGCGGCGAGGGCTACGCGAGCTTCAGCATCGCCTCGCCCACCGGGGAGGGGCTCACCGGTCCGCACAGCTTCAGCCGCGAGCGGCGCTGCGTGCTGGTGGACCACTTCCGGATCGTCTAG